The following are from one region of the Ochotona princeps isolate mOchPri1 chromosome 15, mOchPri1.hap1, whole genome shotgun sequence genome:
- the LOC131481992 gene encoding uncharacterized LOC122455340 homolog, whose protein sequence is MDFSLGLRLGPQNKKATYQQPPTSPGHGPPAASPCLPCPPSACASLCPACPPPTCSCTACPSYAAPCSSCPSLPGPPCTCSCPPCPACPPVSRPHTTCSPCSGPALTCCHTLPCPTCPCSQGRAAWWTSGLGCSEGCSGGWVPAWGPPRSSGYYRGRRASQGCCLIV, encoded by the coding sequence ATGGACTTCTCTCTGGGCCTGCGCTTGGGGCCTCAGAACAAGAAGGCTACATACCAGCAGCCCCCTACATCCCCGGGGCATGGCCCACCGGCTGCCTCTCCTTGTTTGCCCTGTCCCCCCTCTGCCTGTGCTAGTCTCTGTCCTGCCTGTCCCCCTCccacctgttcctgcactgcctgtccttcttatgcagctccctgctcctcaTGTCCCAGCCTCCCCGGCCCACCATGCACCTGCTCTTGCCCTCCGTGTCCTGCCTGTCCCCCCGTGTCTCGCCCCCACACCACCTGCAGCCcatgctctggcccagccctgacctgcTGCCACACCTTGCCTTGCCCCACTTGCCCTTGCTCCCAGGGCCGAGCTGCCTGGTGGACCTCCGGCTTGGGCTGCAGTGAAGGCTGTAGTGGAGGCTGGGTGCCTGCCTGGGGGCCTCCGCGCTCCAGTGGCTATTACAGGGGCCGGCGTGCTTCTCAGGGGTGCTGTCTGATAGTCTAG